One Ornithinicoccus hortensis genomic window, GCGGAACTGGCCGAGGTGGTGGCGCGCCGCACGCGGCGCCCCGCGTCCGCCCGGTAGCCGAGGATGCCGCAGCCGTCGACGGGTTGTCCGGGAAACGGCCGGATCCGTGCCAGACTTGTCCGTTGAAATCTGTTTGCCGATGCCCTCTAGCGAATGGTTGAGATGAGTCTCGTCGTCCACGTCACCGGTGCCCGCCCGAACTTCCCCAAGGCCGCCCCGGTCCTCGAGGCGCTCGCCGACTACGACGTCGAGCAACTCCTCGTGCACACCGGCCAGCACTACGACGACGCGATGTCGGACATCTTCTTCCGGCAGCTGGGCATCGCCAAGCCGGACGTGAACCTCGGGGTGGGGTCCGGCGCCCACGGGGCACAGACTGCCAAGGTGATGATCGCCCTGGAGGAGCTGTTCACCCAGCGGCGCCCGGACCTGGTGGTCGTCTACGGCGACGTGAACTCCACCGTGGCGGCGGCGCTGGTCGCGGCCAAGCTGGGGATCACCTTCGCCCACGTCGAGGCGGGGTTGCGGTCCTTCGACCTGACGATGCCCGAGGAGATCAACCGGATGGTGACCGACCGGCTCTCCGACCTGCTGCTCACCACGAGCACCGACGCCATCGCCCACCTCGGCAACGAGGGCACCGACCCCGACCGCATCCACTTCGTGGGCAACCCGATGATCGACACCCTGCTGAAGCACAGGGACCGGTTCGACGCGGCCGGGGTCCGCGAACAGCTGGGCCTGGAGGGTGACTACATCGTGGCCACCCTGCACCGGCCGGGCAACGTCGACGACCCGGCCGACGTGCGGGAGCTGGTCGCGGCCGTCCACGCGGTCGCCGACCAGGCGCAGGTCGTCATCCCGCTCCACCCGCGGGGCCGGGCGCGGTTGGAGGAGGCCGGGTTCCTCGACCACGACGGGATGCGGGTGATCGACCCGCTGGGGTACCTGGAGTTCATGGGCCTGGTCCGCGGCGCCGCCGCCGTGGTGACCGACTCCGGCGGGGTCCAGGAGGAGACCACGATCCTGGGTGTCCCGTGCCTCACCCTGCGACCCAACACCGAGCGACCGGTGACGATCACCCACGGCACCAACCAGTTGGTGACCCGGCAGACCCTGCCGGACCGGGTGCGCGAGGTCCTGGCCGCGGGACGCCTGGAGACCTGGCCCACGCCACCGCTGTGGGACGGGCAGGCCGGCCCCCGGATCGCCGCGGTGCTGGCCGGCTCGGTCGGCGCCGGGCGGCGTGCGGAGGCGTGACGGGCTCGGTCCGGGGGGAGGTCGACTCCGCCCGCGAGCAGGCGGCCGGGGCACACCACGGTCAGCGGGGGAAGTCCGCCTTCCGTGGTGACATCGAGGGGCTCCGGGCCGTTGCCGTCGGCACGGTCCTGATCTTCCACGTCGGGGTGCCGTTCATGCGGGGCGGCTTCGTCGGCGTCGACATCTTCTTCGTCATCTCCGGGTTCCTGATCACCTCGCTGCTGATCAGGGAGGCCACCGCCACCGGTCGGATCTCGCTCGCGGACTTCTACGCCCGCCGTGCCAGGCGGCTGTTGCCGGCGGCCTCGCTGGTGCTCCTGTTCACCGCGGTCGCCGGCTGGCTGGTGCTGCCGGGCCAGGACCGCGCCAACGTGGGGACCGACGTCGTCGCGGCGACCTTCTACGTCGTGAACTGGGCGCTGGCCGCCCGGTCGGTGGACTACCTGGCCGAGGACGCGGCGCCCTCGGCGGTCCAGCACTACTGGTCCCTCTCGGTGGAGGAGCAGTTCTACGTCGTCTGGCCGTTGCTGATCATCCTCGGGCTCTTCCTGGCCCGGCGCACCGCGGCCCGACCCAAGCCGTTGCTCTTCGGCCTCCTCGCCGTGGTCGCCGCGGCCTCCTTCGTCTACTCGGTCCGGCACACGGCCGCCGACCCTGCCACCGCATACTTCTTCACCACCACCCGGATCTGGGAGTTGGCGATCGGGGCGCTGCTGGCCTTCCTGGTGGTGCGGCTCACCCGTCTACCCCGGGGGCTGGCCGAGCTGCTCGCCGGCGTGGGGCTGGTGCTGACCGTCGGCTCGGCGTTCCTGCTGACCACCAGCACGCCCTGGCCGGGCTCGGCGGCACTGGCCCCGACTGTCGGCGCCGCCCTGGTGATCGCGGGAGGTTGCGCCAGCCAGTCCACCGTCACGGCCCGCCTGCTGAGCCTGCGGCCGATGGTCTGGATCGGCGGGCTCTCATACGCCATCTACCTGTGGCACTGGCCGCTGCTGGTGCTGGCCAAGGTCTGGAACCCCGACCTGCGGATCCGGCACCTGGCCCTCCTGGGCGTGCTCTCGGTCGTGCTGGCCTGGCTGACCAAGCACCTGGTGGAGGACCCCATCCGGTTCCACGCCGGGCTGAGCGCCAAGGCCGTCCGGGGACTGCTCTTCGGGCTCGCGACGATGCTGGTCACCGCGCTCGTCGGACTGGCCGTCTGGGCCACCGTGCCGAAGCTGGACCCGGACGCACCGGTGGAGGGGGCGACCGAGCTCATCGCGGACCCGGGAGCCACGGACTGGACGCTTCGGGAGGACCTGTCCGCGGTCCTGACCACCACTGGAGAGGTCACGCCGGACCCGGCCGTGGCCGCCGCCGACGCCCCGACCTACTACGACGACGACTGCCAGGTCCTGGAGGGTGACCCCGAGATCAACCCGGACTGTGTCTACGGCGATCCCGACGGGGACCGCACGCTGGCCCTGCTCGGCGACTCGAAGATGGGCCAGTGGTTCCCGGCCGTGGAGTACATCGCCGAACAGGAAGGGTGGCGCCTCGAGCTCTACCTGAAGTCCGCGTGCGCCGTGACCGAGCAGGGGGCCGCCGTCGACTGCGAGGAGTTCACCGGCAACGTGCTGGAGCACTTCGCCCAGGAGGGCGCCCCCGACGTCGCCCTGATCTCGCAGGGGTCCGACCGGACCGGGGGTGGGCTCCCGGAGGGGCTGACGGCCGCGCTGGAGGAGATCTCGGGGATGGGCACCCAGGTCGTGGTGCTCGCCGACTCGCCGCGCCCGGCGAACGGTCAGGTCTACACGTGCGTGGAGGAGAACCCGGAGGACTTCTCGGCGTGTGCCTTCGACGCGAGCGGTCAGGGCCGTGACGGTCGGGGCAGCGGCATCCTGCAGGATGCCGCGAACGAGCTCGACCTGCCGTTTCTGGACCTCAACGAGTGGATCTGCCCGCCCGGGGACCGGTGCCCTCCGGTCATCGGGCAGACCCTGGTCTACCGGCAGGGTAGCCACGTCACGGCCAGCTACATCCGGTCCCTGACGCCCTTCCTCTACCGGGGGCTGGCGACGGAGGGGCTGACCGAACGGGAGGTCGGGGAGATTACGGTCGAGGACATGCCCTGACCGAGCGTCTCCTGCTCAGCCCAGGAGCTGGTGGTAGGCCTCGTCCGCGATCCGGGTGATGTCGCTCCAGTCCCGCTCCGCCAGCACCCACTCGCGGGCCTGGTGTCCCATCTTCTCCCGGAGCCCGGGGTCGTCCAGGTAGCGCGCGAGCTGGCGGGCGAGGTCCTGGGCGTCGCCCTTGTCGAAGACCAGGCCCCGCACCTCGGGTTCGACGATCTCGGTGAGGGCGGCGACCGAGCTGGCGATGCAGGCCTTGCCCATCGCCATCGACTCGAACGGCTTGATCGGGCTGATCAGCTCCGAGACCGGCAACGGCAGCCTGGGGAAGGGGGTGATCTGGAAGATCGACAGGTAGCGGGCGACCTGGTCGTGCGGCACCCGCCCGGTGAAGGTGACCACGTCGAGCACGTCCAGGTCCTGGGCCATCCGCTGCAGTGTGTCCTGGTAGTGGCCGTCCCCGACCAGGATCACGGCGAAGTCGTCGCGCACCTTCTTGAGCGTGGCGGCGGCCTCCAGCAGCAGGTCCAGACCCTCGTAGTCGACCAGCCCCCCGGCATACCCGATCACGGTCTTGCCCTCCAGCCCGAGCTCGGCCACCAGGGCCTCGTCGCGCGGACGCGGCTCGAACTGGGCGGTGTGCACGCCGTTGGGCAGCACCCGGATCCGCTCGGCGGGACCGCCCCGGCCGATCATCTCCTCCCGGAGCGCCTCGGTGATCACGAAGGTGAGGTCGGCGTGCTGGACGACGTGCAGCTCCAGCCCGGTGAGGTAGCGGTAGGCGTCGGTGTCGGCGAACCCGGGGTTGCGGGAGACCTTCATCAGGTCCTCCAGGCCGCGCATCTCGTAGACGAACGGGATGCCCAGCCGTCGCGCCGCCCGCAGCCCGGCGAGGCCGTTGTTCTGGAAGCTGCTGGCGTGGATGAGCGAGGCCCGGTGCTCCCGGGCGACCTCCTCGAGCCGGGTGGCGAACCGCTCGATGTAGCCGGCCATCGGCGTGGTGCCGTAGTCCGTGCGGCCCGGCTCCAGCAACCGGACGTAGGTGAGGCGGTCGATCTCGTCGCGCTCGGCCACCTCACGCTGCCCCGACGCGCCCCAGAAGTCGTGGGGGAACCCGAGCCGGGTCGCCGCCTGCGCGTCCCAGCCCAGGCCCCTCAGGCCGGTCAGCAGGCCGTGGCTGCGGGTGGCGTAGCCCCCCGACCGGTGCGGCAGGGACTGGGCGAGGACGGACAGGACGGCACGGGGCCTCGGCTCGTAGGACCGGGCGCGCGGCTCGTCCACCGGCCAGCCGGTCCGGGAGATGTGGATCTGGTCGGACACCTGGTCGTGGGTCTGCCGGGCGCCCTTGTGGTTGCGGTTCCGGATGATCCGGTCGGTCATCACCTGCGCCGTGTCCAGCCAGCCGGCCCGGGCGGCCCGCTGGGCCAGCGCGACCGCGGTCCGGACGGGCACCGCCCCGACCGTCTCGGGGTCCGCCGCCGTGTAGAGCTCGCGCAGTTCGTCCCAGGCGTCCAGCGAGCCGAGCAGGCGGCTCGCGGCGCGGAACCCCTGGGGGCTGGCGGCGCCCACCCGGAGCGCCTCGGCCCGCTGCTCCGCGGGTTCACCGGCCTCCCGGATCCGGGACTCCGCGCGGATCACCTCGAGGGCCGCCGGGTCGTGGGCGACCTGCCAGGTGTCGACGTTGGCCAGGAACGCCCTGGCCTCCTCGGGGTCGTCGGTGGCGAACCAGTCCAGCAGCCTCCGGGCGTCCCGCACGGTGCGCGGCTGGGTGGTCGCGGCGAGGTCGTGGGTGGCCGCCAGCAGGTCGCGGTGCCGGCTCCGCTGCGCCACGGCCAGTGCCAGGCCGAGCGCCTCCGGGTCGGGGTCGAGCGCGAGGGTGCGGTGCGCCTCCTGAACCGCCTCCTCCAGGTCCCCGAGGGACAGGTAGGCCCAGGCCATCAGGCCGTGCCCGCTCGCGCCCAGCGCGGACTCCGGCAGCTGGCCGAGCAGCCGGAGCCCCTCCCGGAACTGCTTGCCCTCCAGCACCTGCAGCCGGGCCTTGGCGAGGACCACCCGGTGGCCGGCGGCGCCGCCGTGTCCGGGCAGGGCGGTGACCGGGGTCAGGGGGATCCTGCGCAGGGCTGCCCGGGCAGCGCGCTTGGACGTGGTGCGCAGGGCGCGCACATCGAGGTTCGGCATGGGCTGGCCTTTCTCCGGTGACCGTGGGGGCGGCGGTCACCGGCGGTGGTGGTGTTACAGGCTCACGTGGGTCGTGGGGTCGCCGTAGAAGAGCAGTCGGCCGGTGGCGGTCAGGAAGGTCGAGTCGGTCACCGTCCAGGTGTGGGCATGCCGGTCGGACCCACGCACCGACACGTAGTTGTAGCGGTCGCCGGAGTAGATCCGGATGCCCTCGGCGATGGCGCGGTCCAGGATGTCGGAGTCCACCGCCCGGGGGATGTCGCTGAACCGCAGCGACCTGACGACGTCACCGGCGAACAGCATGGAGCCGCCCTGGATGCGTCGCTCGTAGCGGTGCTCGGAGTCCGGGTAGCGCAGCACGACCCCCCCGGTCGAGCGCAACCACACGTAGTGGGC contains:
- a CDS encoding acyltransferase family protein; the protein is MTGSVRGEVDSAREQAAGAHHGQRGKSAFRGDIEGLRAVAVGTVLIFHVGVPFMRGGFVGVDIFFVISGFLITSLLIREATATGRISLADFYARRARRLLPAASLVLLFTAVAGWLVLPGQDRANVGTDVVAATFYVVNWALAARSVDYLAEDAAPSAVQHYWSLSVEEQFYVVWPLLIILGLFLARRTAARPKPLLFGLLAVVAAASFVYSVRHTAADPATAYFFTTTRIWELAIGALLAFLVVRLTRLPRGLAELLAGVGLVLTVGSAFLLTTSTPWPGSAALAPTVGAALVIAGGCASQSTVTARLLSLRPMVWIGGLSYAIYLWHWPLLVLAKVWNPDLRIRHLALLGVLSVVLAWLTKHLVEDPIRFHAGLSAKAVRGLLFGLATMLVTALVGLAVWATVPKLDPDAPVEGATELIADPGATDWTLREDLSAVLTTTGEVTPDPAVAAADAPTYYDDDCQVLEGDPEINPDCVYGDPDGDRTLALLGDSKMGQWFPAVEYIAEQEGWRLELYLKSACAVTEQGAAVDCEEFTGNVLEHFAQEGAPDVALISQGSDRTGGGLPEGLTAALEEISGMGTQVVVLADSPRPANGQVYTCVEENPEDFSACAFDASGQGRDGRGSGILQDAANELDLPFLDLNEWICPPGDRCPPVIGQTLVYRQGSHVTASYIRSLTPFLYRGLATEGLTEREVGEITVEDMP
- a CDS encoding glycosyltransferase family 4 protein translates to MPNLDVRALRTTSKRAARAALRRIPLTPVTALPGHGGAAGHRVVLAKARLQVLEGKQFREGLRLLGQLPESALGASGHGLMAWAYLSLGDLEEAVQEAHRTLALDPDPEALGLALAVAQRSRHRDLLAATHDLAATTQPRTVRDARRLLDWFATDDPEEARAFLANVDTWQVAHDPAALEVIRAESRIREAGEPAEQRAEALRVGAASPQGFRAASRLLGSLDAWDELRELYTAADPETVGAVPVRTAVALAQRAARAGWLDTAQVMTDRIIRNRNHKGARQTHDQVSDQIHISRTGWPVDEPRARSYEPRPRAVLSVLAQSLPHRSGGYATRSHGLLTGLRGLGWDAQAATRLGFPHDFWGASGQREVAERDEIDRLTYVRLLEPGRTDYGTTPMAGYIERFATRLEEVAREHRASLIHASSFQNNGLAGLRAARRLGIPFVYEMRGLEDLMKVSRNPGFADTDAYRYLTGLELHVVQHADLTFVITEALREEMIGRGGPAERIRVLPNGVHTAQFEPRPRDEALVAELGLEGKTVIGYAGGLVDYEGLDLLLEAAATLKKVRDDFAVILVGDGHYQDTLQRMAQDLDVLDVVTFTGRVPHDQVARYLSIFQITPFPRLPLPVSELISPIKPFESMAMGKACIASSVAALTEIVEPEVRGLVFDKGDAQDLARQLARYLDDPGLREKMGHQAREWVLAERDWSDITRIADEAYHQLLG
- the wecB gene encoding non-hydrolyzing UDP-N-acetylglucosamine 2-epimerase; translation: MSLVVHVTGARPNFPKAAPVLEALADYDVEQLLVHTGQHYDDAMSDIFFRQLGIAKPDVNLGVGSGAHGAQTAKVMIALEELFTQRRPDLVVVYGDVNSTVAAALVAAKLGITFAHVEAGLRSFDLTMPEEINRMVTDRLSDLLLTTSTDAIAHLGNEGTDPDRIHFVGNPMIDTLLKHRDRFDAAGVREQLGLEGDYIVATLHRPGNVDDPADVRELVAAVHAVADQAQVVIPLHPRGRARLEEAGFLDHDGMRVIDPLGYLEFMGLVRGAAAVVTDSGGVQEETTILGVPCLTLRPNTERPVTITHGTNQLVTRQTLPDRVREVLAAGRLETWPTPPLWDGQAGPRIAAVLAGSVGAGRRAEA